The bacterium genomic interval CAGCGCGAAAGGTCGGGCAGGTGGTTCTTTTCCAGGTAATCAAAGATCACCCCGTTCATGTGGCGCTTGGTCTGGCGGTCCAAAAAGATCTTGGAGGCCGGACCCAGATAGGGGGTGGTGGTCTCTAAAACTTTTTGCGCTAATTGTGTCACTGGCGTCACCTTATTTCTCGCTTTCGTTTGGGTTTTCGTCCTGGTTCATCATGATCTTAAGGCTGGCCTGCATCCGGGAGAACGATTCGGCCAGCTCTCCGATCTCATCCCGGCGTTTGACGTCCACCACCGCGTCCATCTGGCCCAGGCTGATATTGTTGGCGGTCCGGTTGAGCTTGTTGATGTCCCGGATGATGGTCTGGGAGAACAGCAGGACGATGATCCCGGCCAGCAGGATGGCGATCCCAATGATGTAATAGATGGTGTTCTGGATGAACTGCTGGCGGGCTATCACTTCCTTGCTGTCCATGTCCACCCCCAACAGCCCCACCGAATTGCCCAGGGAATCGCGGATGGGCGAATAACCGGAAAGCACCACGCCCCACTGGTCGGTGGTGAATTCCTTGTCGGCGCTGTTGCGTTCAAAGCCGTCCATCAGTTCCTTGTAATTTGGTCCCTGTTCGTAGGCCTCTCCGATCGAGGCCGCGTCTTCCTCGGCCCCGTAATCGGCGTCGATCACGAACTCCACTCCGTCCCCGGCCCGGCGCATGGTGTAAATGTATTTGATATTGGGGTTGTTGGCCCTGATCTTCTGAATCTGTTTCTGGATATCCAGGTATTGGGGCTTCTGCTCGTCTCCCGCTCTCAGCCCGGCATGCTGTCCGCCGTCTATCAGGGAAGCGGCCGCGGCCGCAGTGGAGCGAAGTTCGCAGCCCATCTGCTCCTTAAGCGCCTTTTGGGTGGCATTATAGGTGGTAACGAAGGCCAGTCCGGCTATCACCACTATCAATAAGACAAAACTGAGGGTCAGCTTGGTCACCAGAC includes:
- a CDS encoding HAMP domain-containing protein; translated protein: MTKMTHSLVTKLTLSFVLLIVVIAGLAFVTTYNATQKALKEQMGCELRSTAAAAASLIDGGQHAGLRAGDEQKPQYLDIQKQIQKIRANNPNIKYIYTMRRAGDGVEFVIDADYGAEEDAASIGEAYEQGPNYKELMDGFERNSADKEFTTDQWGVVLSGYSPIRDSLGNSVGLLGVDMDSKEVIARQQFIQNTIYYIIGIAILLAGIIVLLFSQTIIRDINKLNRTANNISLGQMDAVVDVKRRDEIGELAESFSRMQASLKIMMNQDENPNESEK